The following proteins come from a genomic window of Microbacterium sp. JZ31:
- the murA gene encoding UDP-N-acetylglucosamine 1-carboxyvinyltransferase: MTLIGDAKTPGTPAYASGEVLEIRGGRALKGQVDVRGAKNLATKAMVASLLGETPSILRDVPDIRDVEVVRSLLEVHGVHVSDGDEPGSLVLDPSDAKSANFEEIDAHAGSSRIPILFCGPLLHLLGQAFIPDLGGCRIGDRPIDFHLDALRKFGAIVDKQPSGIRLSAPEGLHGAHIELPYPSVGATEQVLLTAVRAKGVTELRNAAIEPEIMDLIGVLQKMGAIISYEPNRVIFIEGVDELRGYDHRSLFDRNEAASWACAALATDGDIFVRGARQYEMLTFLNVYRKVGGDFDITDEGIRFRRGSAPLKAITVETDVHPGFMTDWQQPLIVALTQANGQSVVHETVYENRLGFTRALVQMGADIVVHEHGIEGEYRRVPRRALEQAAVINGPTPLRGADIVVPDLRGGFSYVVAALAAEGTSRVSGVGIIRRGYEKFFEKLTALGADFDVVG, from the coding sequence ATGACTCTGATCGGCGACGCCAAAACTCCCGGCACTCCGGCATACGCGTCGGGTGAAGTCCTCGAGATCCGCGGGGGGCGGGCGCTCAAGGGTCAGGTCGACGTGCGCGGCGCGAAGAACCTCGCCACCAAGGCGATGGTCGCGTCCCTCCTCGGCGAGACCCCGAGCATCCTGCGCGACGTCCCGGACATCCGCGACGTCGAGGTGGTGCGCTCGCTGCTCGAGGTGCACGGCGTGCACGTCTCGGACGGCGACGAGCCCGGCTCGCTCGTGCTCGACCCGTCCGACGCCAAGTCGGCGAACTTCGAGGAGATCGACGCGCACGCGGGTTCGTCGCGCATCCCGATCCTGTTCTGCGGACCGCTGCTGCACCTGCTCGGCCAGGCGTTCATCCCCGACCTCGGCGGCTGCCGCATCGGCGACCGCCCGATCGACTTCCACCTCGATGCGCTCCGCAAGTTCGGCGCGATCGTCGACAAGCAGCCCAGCGGCATCCGCCTGTCGGCCCCGGAGGGCCTGCACGGTGCGCACATCGAGCTGCCGTACCCGAGCGTCGGCGCGACCGAGCAGGTGCTGCTCACGGCCGTGCGCGCGAAGGGCGTGACCGAGCTGCGCAACGCGGCGATCGAGCCCGAGATCATGGATCTCATCGGCGTGCTCCAGAAGATGGGCGCGATCATCTCCTACGAGCCCAACCGCGTGATCTTCATCGAGGGCGTCGACGAGCTGCGCGGCTACGACCACAGGTCGCTGTTCGACCGCAACGAGGCCGCGTCGTGGGCGTGCGCCGCGCTGGCCACGGACGGCGACATCTTCGTCCGCGGCGCCCGCCAGTACGAGATGCTCACGTTCCTGAACGTGTACCGCAAGGTCGGCGGCGACTTCGACATCACCGACGAGGGCATCCGCTTCCGCCGCGGCTCGGCGCCGCTCAAGGCCATCACGGTCGAGACGGACGTGCACCCCGGCTTCATGACCGACTGGCAGCAGCCGCTGATCGTCGCCCTGACGCAGGCGAACGGGCAGTCCGTCGTGCACGAGACCGTGTACGAGAACCGCCTCGGATTCACGCGTGCGCTCGTGCAGATGGGCGCCGACATCGTCGTGCACGAGCACGGCATCGAGGGCGAGTACCGACGCGTGCCGCGCCGCGCGCTCGAGCAGGCAGCCGTGATCAACGGCCCGACGCCGCTGCGCGGCGCCGACATCGTCGTGCCCGACCTGCGCGGCGGGTTCAGCTACGTGGTCGCGGCCCTCGCGGCCGAGGGGACGTCGCGCGTGTCGGGTGTGGGCATCATCCGCCGCGGTTACGAGAAGTTCTTCGAGAAGCTGACGGCGCTCGGCGCCGACTTCGACGTCGTCGGCTGA
- the leuD gene encoding 3-isopropylmalate dehydratase small subunit → MEKFTTHTGTAAPLKRSNVDTDQIIPAVFLKRVTKTGFEDALFHGWRQDPEFVLNQEPYRAASVLVAGADFGTGSSREHAVWALRDYGFKVVLSPRFADIFRGNSGKQGLVTGVISEDDTQRFWAAIEAQPGVEMTVDLVSRTATLGDFTAAFDIDDYTRWRLLEGLDDIGLTLRNEDRIAQFEARREAWRPRTTPVS, encoded by the coding sequence ATGGAGAAGTTCACCACGCACACCGGCACCGCGGCACCGCTGAAGCGCTCGAACGTCGACACCGACCAGATCATCCCGGCGGTCTTCCTCAAGCGCGTGACCAAGACCGGCTTCGAGGACGCGCTGTTCCACGGCTGGCGGCAGGACCCCGAGTTCGTGCTGAACCAGGAGCCGTACCGCGCGGCCTCCGTCCTCGTCGCGGGTGCCGACTTCGGCACCGGATCGAGCCGCGAGCACGCCGTGTGGGCGCTGCGCGACTACGGGTTCAAGGTCGTGCTGAGCCCGCGGTTCGCCGACATCTTCCGGGGCAACTCCGGCAAGCAGGGACTGGTCACCGGTGTGATCTCGGAGGACGACACGCAGCGCTTCTGGGCAGCCATCGAGGCCCAGCCGGGCGTCGAGATGACGGTCGACCTCGTGTCGCGAACCGCCACGTTGGGTGACTTCACGGCCGCCTTCGACATCGACGATTACACTAGGTGGCGGCTCCTCGAAGGGCTCGATGACATCGGGCTCACGCTGCGCAACGAAGACAGGATCGCGCAGTTCGAGGCCCGCCGCGAGGCGTGGCGGCCGCGGACGACACCCGTCTCGTGA
- the leuC gene encoding 3-isopropylmalate dehydratase large subunit codes for MSDISSIPDRPRTLAEKVWDDHLVVKGEDGQPDLIYIDLHLVHEVTSPQAFDGLRAEGRPVRRLDLTIATEDHNTPTIDIDKPIADLTSRTQIDTLRRNAAEFGVRLHSLGDKEQGIVHVVGPQLGLTMPGITVVCGDSHTSTHGAFGAMAFGIGTSEVEHVLATQTLPLKPFKTMAITVEGELKPGVTAKDIILAVIAKIGTGGGQGYVLEYRGSAIRSLSMEGRMTICNMSIEAGARAGMVAPDETTFAYLQGRPHAPQGQDWDDAVAYWRTLPTDEGAVFDAEVFIDANELEPFVTWGTNPGQGVSLSDVVPTPADIADANERAAAERALQYMDLQPGTPMKDIPVDAVFMGSCTNSRIEDLRAFASIIKGRKKADGVRVMVVPGSARVRLEAEAEGIDRIVKDFGAEWRFAGCSMCLGMNPDQLAPGERCASTSNRNFEGRQGKGGRTHLVSPLVAAATAIRGTLSSPSDVDAADAQLETTGAEA; via the coding sequence ATGAGCGATATCAGCAGCATCCCCGACCGCCCGCGCACCCTGGCCGAGAAGGTCTGGGACGACCACCTCGTGGTCAAGGGCGAAGACGGCCAGCCCGACCTGATCTACATCGATCTGCATCTGGTGCACGAGGTCACGAGCCCGCAGGCCTTCGACGGGCTCCGCGCCGAGGGGCGCCCGGTGCGCCGCCTCGATCTCACGATCGCGACCGAGGACCACAACACCCCGACGATCGACATCGACAAGCCGATCGCCGACCTGACGAGCCGCACCCAGATCGACACGCTGCGCCGCAACGCCGCCGAGTTCGGCGTGCGCCTGCACTCGCTGGGCGACAAGGAGCAGGGGATCGTCCATGTGGTGGGCCCGCAGCTGGGCCTGACGATGCCGGGAATCACGGTCGTGTGCGGTGACAGTCACACCTCGACGCACGGCGCGTTCGGCGCCATGGCCTTCGGCATCGGCACGAGCGAGGTCGAGCACGTGCTGGCGACGCAGACCCTGCCGCTCAAGCCGTTCAAGACCATGGCCATCACGGTCGAGGGCGAGCTGAAGCCCGGCGTGACGGCGAAGGACATCATCCTGGCTGTGATCGCCAAGATCGGCACCGGCGGCGGGCAGGGCTACGTGCTCGAGTACCGCGGCAGCGCCATCCGGTCGCTCTCGATGGAGGGCCGGATGACGATCTGCAACATGTCGATCGAGGCCGGCGCGCGTGCCGGCATGGTCGCGCCGGACGAGACCACGTTCGCCTACCTGCAGGGCCGGCCGCACGCCCCGCAGGGACAGGACTGGGACGACGCCGTCGCGTACTGGCGCACGCTGCCCACCGACGAGGGCGCCGTGTTCGACGCCGAGGTGTTCATCGACGCCAACGAGCTCGAGCCGTTCGTGACGTGGGGCACCAACCCCGGCCAGGGCGTGTCGCTGAGCGACGTCGTCCCGACGCCGGCGGACATCGCCGACGCCAACGAGCGGGCCGCGGCCGAGCGCGCGCTGCAGTACATGGACCTGCAGCCCGGGACGCCGATGAAGGACATCCCCGTCGACGCCGTCTTCATGGGCTCGTGCACGAACAGCCGCATCGAGGACCTGCGCGCCTTCGCGTCGATCATCAAGGGACGCAAGAAGGCCGACGGCGTGCGCGTGATGGTCGTCCCCGGATCCGCCCGCGTGCGACTCGAGGCCGAGGCCGAGGGCATCGACCGGATCGTCAAGGACTTCGGGGCCGAGTGGCGGTTCGCCGGCTGCTCGATGTGCCTGGGCATGAACCCGGATCAGCTCGCGCCGGGGGAGCGCTGCGCCTCCACGAGCAACCGCAACTTCGAGGGCAGGCAGGGCAAGGGCGGGCGCACCCACCTGGTGTCGCCGCTCGTCGCGGCCGCCACGGCGATCCGCGGCACGCTGTCGAGCCCGTCCGACGTGGACGCGGCCGACGCGCAGCTGGAGACGACCGGGGCGGAGGCCTGA
- a CDS encoding TerC family protein: MDLALPVWFEVGSLVVLTLILVADLLLILKRPHIPSTKESTLWVVFYVVLALIFALLMFFFAGGQPAQEFLLGWLTEYSLSIDNLFVFVLIMAQFSVPRKLQQEVLMIGIIIALVLRAAFIMLGAALIENFSWIFYIFGAWLVFTAIRQAMPEKHDEDKKEETAIVRFLRRFIDISDQYDGNKLRTTIDGKRFFTPMLLVFIAIGVTDLIFAVDSIPAIYGLTQSPFIVFTANIFALMGLRQLYFLLGDLLEKLRYLHYGVAFILGFIGLKLFFHALHVNELPFINGGEHVDWAPEINNWVSLAVIVLSVGVATIASLAASSRERRRESIER, from the coding sequence ATGGACCTCGCTCTTCCCGTCTGGTTCGAGGTGGGATCGCTCGTCGTGCTGACGCTGATCCTCGTCGCGGACCTGCTGCTCATCCTGAAGCGGCCGCACATCCCCTCGACGAAGGAATCGACCCTCTGGGTCGTCTTCTACGTGGTCCTGGCGCTGATCTTCGCGCTGCTGATGTTCTTCTTCGCCGGCGGCCAGCCGGCGCAGGAGTTCCTGCTCGGCTGGTTGACCGAGTACAGCCTGTCGATCGACAACCTCTTCGTCTTCGTGCTGATCATGGCCCAGTTCTCCGTGCCGCGGAAGCTGCAGCAGGAGGTGCTGATGATCGGCATCATCATCGCGCTCGTGCTGCGCGCCGCGTTCATCATGCTCGGCGCGGCGCTGATCGAGAACTTCTCCTGGATCTTCTACATCTTCGGCGCGTGGCTGGTCTTCACCGCGATCCGCCAGGCGATGCCGGAGAAGCACGACGAGGACAAGAAGGAGGAGACCGCGATCGTGCGGTTCCTGCGTCGCTTCATCGACATCAGCGACCAGTACGACGGCAACAAGCTGCGCACCACGATCGACGGCAAGCGCTTCTTCACGCCGATGCTGCTGGTGTTCATCGCAATCGGCGTGACCGACCTGATCTTCGCGGTCGACTCGATCCCCGCGATCTACGGCCTCACCCAGAGCCCGTTCATCGTCTTCACCGCGAACATCTTCGCGCTCATGGGTCTGCGCCAGCTCTACTTCCTGCTGGGCGACCTGCTCGAGAAGCTGCGCTACCTGCACTACGGCGTGGCGTTCATCCTCGGCTTCATCGGTCTGAAGCTGTTCTTCCACGCGCTGCACGTGAACGAACTGCCCTTCATCAACGGCGGCGAGCACGTCGACTGGGCGCCCGAGATCAACAACTGGGTGTCGCTGGCCGTCATCGTGCTCTCGGTGGGTGTCGCGACGATCGCGAGCCTGGCCGCGTCCTCGCGCGAGCGTCGTCGCGAGTCGATTGAGCGCTGA